AGCACCGCGCCGCCCACCCCGCAGCCTGCCCCCCGTGGCTGGGATCCAGCTTCCCTTCCCCAGGAGAGTGCCTGCTTGGCCCAGCCCGCGAGCCAGGAGGAGTGGGGGCACTGGGGTGAGCAATAGTGGGGATCCCTAGCTCCCCAATGCGGGAGAAGGTGCAGTATGGGGGTGACCAGAAGAGGAGAGGGACAGATGGTGGCCAGACACCCCCAGCTCCTGCCTGCCTCTGCAGCCCAGGCTGGAAGGTCATGTGGGCGTTGTAGACTTATTGGTGTTCCTGGCCGTGGGAATGGGAAGGGGGGCAGGGCTTTAAGTTTCAGGGCTCAGAAAACGGGTCAGCCTAGGATGCCTCCCTCAGGACCAGACTACTACCTGCCCACATCCACCTAACTCAGCGCGGGTGCAAAGGGCAAGTCTCCCGGCCCAACTCCAACCCAGCCAGGGACTCAAAGCCAGGTCTGAGGAACCAGTCAGGACCTCGGTCAGAGGTCTTGGCCTCTCTCCCGGGCCCTGCCCCCTGCCAGCCTTGCTGTGCTCCCTCCTCAGCCCTGGCACCCAGGTGTGCCAGGCCCGGGCCAGATCCCTTACCATGGTTCCGATGCTGTAGGTGGCTGCGGGGCCGACGGTGTGATGGTAGGGGTCAGCGGTGGCGTACACTCTGCCGTAACTAGGGAGAGCGtggagggcggggcggggggaggcagCTGAGGGGTGGTGGCGGCCTCCTACCTCCCCCAGCGAGCTCCTCCCTCCTGGCCAGTGCTTCCCGCCCGAAGTGTCTGGAAGACACCAGCCCACCCAACCTGTGGTGACACTGACACAGGCCATGATTTATACTCGGTGCTACATGGAGGACAGAAGGGGGTCCCTGGAGAGCATGTCTGGAGGGAAAGTAAACCACAGTGCCCAGAAAGACAGGGGCAAAGTGTGGGGCAAGGGCTTCGGAGGTGGGGGAGAAGATCCAGTGTGGGGGCGGCACAAAGGAGGTGGCACTCTTGCCCCTTTGGTTGCCGTCCTCTCCCCCAAGTTATCTTAACAACTTCTTAGATGGCAGGCCTGGACTGGGCACCCCCCCGGCCACGTACATCTAACAAGGAGATGGAGCAAGAGGCTGCAGGGACTTTGGTTGTGAGGGTCCCACCTGCTGCTGGGAGAGGAGCTGGGCAATCCCCAGGCCTGAGCTGGCAGCTGGCACAAGATGAGGTGCCTGCCAGATGCCTGGCACAGTGACTTCATGCTTCCCGTGCCCCACAGCCCCAAACAGGAACTCGAGCCCCCAAAGAGAAAGGCACCAGGCTTGGCCACCCCACGGGGGCACCGGGGTGCTGGGTAGAGGGCTGGCTGCTTTCAATGGCGCCCACTGCCGGCCGTGCCAGACCACAGCACCCTACCTCCTCGGAGCCACGGGCATGTTGGGGCAGATGCTCATGCCCCTAATGATCCCTCTCATGGGAGCCTCTGGAGCTGGGGTGGGGCCGCTCAGGCCTCAAGGGCTGGGACTTGGAGGGGTGCTCTGCAGGCCCAGGTCTGGGGTTCCCAGCCTCCCTCCATTGTGCAGGCTGGTGGATGTGACTGAAGAAGTTGGGACTCACAGGCTCGGGGCCCCCAAGACCCCCCCACACCTGCTCCCCTCAGTTCTGATCCTGCACCCCTGGCCCAGGTGAGGCTTCCCTCCTGTCTGGCTGCCCCAGCTGGATGGCGGCCCCAACCCTTACCTGTCACTATATgcggctgctgctgctgcggCTGGCTGAGCATATCTGTAGGCTGTATAGCCTCCCTGCATGAGAGCGAGCAGAGAGCAGAGGGCTTAGTGGGGCTCAGCCAGGGGAAGCCGAGCCAGTGGAGGCTGTGATGAACCCTTGGGGCTGCAGACAGCCCGGCCTCCCAGCCCGCAACCTGCCCCTCAGCCTGGTGAAGGTGAGGCCAGTGCCTGGCCTTGGGGCACTTAGCTGCTGGCCTAATGGGGCCTGAGGACTGCCAGGCAGCAAGGTTCAAAGTGAGGCTGGatggtgggggtggaggtggccAAAAACCTCActcgctcattcattcatttgttcgcATGTCCACTTGTGCATTAAACACACACTACTGGCACCTTGACATGCGTGGCTCTGCACACGGGAGGCACCTACAGACCTGCCACGCTGCCAGTGCCCCCCACCAATGCTGATGCTGATGGGAATGGGGAGCCCATGGGCGGCTCTGGGTGTCATCCTGGACAGTGGGAGGGGTCAAGGGCACAGGATGACAGAGACAATTAGCCCAGATGATGTATTGGTTCTGGACAGGAAAGCGGACGGCTGGATTACAGGCAACTGCCCAGGACTGAGTGGGTGGGGCAGTCAGAGCAAGGCCGCCGAGCCCGAGGAAGCTGAGTGCAGCCCCATGACAGGGAAGTGACCCAGGAGCACAGGGGTTTGGTCACCCTGAGCCCCCCTTCTTGTCTCTCTCGGGTCCTCTGTAGCACTGGTCACCAGGTGCCCAAGGGGCTCACCCGCTGACCCAAACCCTGTTAGGGGTGTGGGGGAGTcccttctcccatggagaagaCACGTGTTCGTCTTAAGCTCACAGGGCTGCTGGGAGCCCCACTGGTGAGGATCAAACCAGTAAAACGGTTGCCATTGAGCTGGCCCTAGCTCAACCTCaggcgtgtcagagtagagctgtgctctgcagggttttcaatggctgatttttcggaagcagattgccaggcctttctactgaaGGGCCTCGGGGTACACTTGaacctcaacctttcagttagcagctgagtgcatgaaCCGTTCGTACTACCCTGGGACTTCCCTGATGAGGACAGACACCCAGATGTGGCAGCACTGAGGTTCCCAGGGCTGCAATGCTCTTGAGCAGACACCACAGCTCATCATGCCTGGGTTCCAAGGACCTCTCTGTTAAATTCGGGTGGCAGTGGGGTAGGTGGGGTAGGTCGAGGGAAAACACGGATTTTCATTGGAACCAACATACACCTAGATTCCACCTCCCCTCCCGGCTCTCCACTTACATAAATCTCAGCACCATAAAATCCATCCTGATACACGACCCTGGAAGCAAACGGACAAGAAAGTGGTGGGAACGCTGGAGAGGTGGGGTAGGCCGGCTCTGGCGTctgctgggggagggggcacGGGGCCAGCCCTGCCCATGGGACCGGCATTTTAACAAGCGTTTGCTCCAGTGCCCTGTTTTGGTATAACAATAGAGTAACACCCTTGCTGGTCAGCTTCTTTCTCCCACAACCCCAGGGGGCCTACGGCCTCAGCCTCTCTCACCCTTCCCCCTAACCACCCCAGGCAGGTGTCACCCCCTTTCTGTGGTGGGAGGCACTGCACCCCAGGAGACTGCCCTCGAGCTGCCCTTGAGGACCCTGGGACCCCCATGGAACAGACCAGAGAGGGCTTAGAGAAGCTCCCATGCTGAGCTGAAGCTTGGACAAGccaacccaaatccactgctgtggggtccgttctgactcagcaactccatgtgacagagtagagctgtcccacagggtttccaaggatgtaatctttatggaagcagattgccacatctttctacccctgagcagctggtaggttccaaccgccaaccttccagttagcagctgagcgcttactgTGTTACCACAGCAGTAAGAGTTGACACCCAAAAATAACCCAAGTGCCAAGTCCCCGCAAATGCCAGTGACCCTTGGCGACTTTCCCACCCTGGCAGGGTAGGTGTGGGGGTACCGATAAGGGGAGGCAGCTGCAGTGCTGAGGTCTGGGGATCCTCACAGTCACTCGAAGTACTTGAAAGGCTGCCTAGCCCCGCTGGCTGTCCCGTGCTCCCCGCCCCCACGTTCCCGGGGCCTTTCTCCACACCTTCCTCCCCACGGCCTCGCAGGTACTCACGCTCCGTAAGTCGGGATGGGGGGCGGGGGCGGCGCAGCCCGAAACGTGTTATACAcggcccggccccggccccgtAGGTGCGCGCCCCGATAGGCAACCGCTGTGCCGGTGGTGGGGTAGGGAAATCCCGTCACTGCAGGGATGGGAGAGACCGTGTGAGACGGCCAGAGCCGGCGGGAGGGCCGGCGGTGCGCGGCCACCTGGACCAGCCTTCTACTTGGCCTCTCCTCCACCTGACTTCCCCTCTCACCAGCCCTGGAGCAGAAGCTCGCTCCTACCTGGCCAAGCCTCCCACCGGACCTGGCCCTGGCTGGTGCCTCCCACCTGGCCACGCCTCCTACCAGACCCAGCCCTGGCTGCAGTCTTCCTCCCCGAACCTGGACCATGCCAATGACTCCGCCCAATACCCAGCCAGCCCCCCAccacccctccccgcccccagccctCACCTGCATAGAATTCCGGCCCGTAGACTGCGCCTACCACGGGGTTTAACTTCCAGCCTAGGACGGAAGCAATGAAAACTGGTCACTCGCTTCCCCATCCTTTCCCCACCTCCCGGTGAGCCAGGAGCTGGAACCCCGGGGGGAGAGGGGGACATTCCGAGGGCGTGGCCTCTGCAGTGAGGTGCCACAGCCCCTCCCTTCTCGGTGGGGTGAGCGGTTGAGGGGCACCGACCCGGTTCTTTCCCGAAGCTGCAGTCACAGCTGGGCTCCTGTTGTCTGGAGAGAAACGGGGGCGGGGGCACTCTGACCCCTCCTCCTGGAGTGCTTTTTGGATGCTTTCAAATTCCCCAACCTAACCCTGGGCCATCCCAGAAGCTTGGGAGAGTAGTAACCTCGGCAGAAGagaattgctgttgttaggggcctggagttggttctgactcatagcggccctatgttcAACGGAGtgaacaatcctcacaactgctgttatgcttgagaccattgttgcagccactgtgtcaatccattccaatgagggtcttcctctttaccaagcctgatgtccttctccaggaactggtccctcctagttacacgtccaaagtacatgagacgaagtttcaccaacctcgcttctaaggagcgttctggctatacttcctccaaggcagatttgttctttcgtctggcggtccgtggtatattcattgTGAGAAGTGGCGccctgccctggtggtgcagtggttaagagtttactgctaaccaaaaggttggcagctgctccttggaaaccctatggggcagttctattttgtcctcatagggtcgctatgagtggaaatcaacttgacggcactgggcttggttttggttttctgtgagaagtggaggaaaccctggtggtgcagtggttaagagctatggctgctaaccaaaagctccgcgctcgaatccaccaggcaccccttggaaaccctatggagcagttctgctctgtcctacggggtcactgtgagtcagaatcaacttgatggcaacagtttttttttttttttaaacgggagccctggtggcacagtggtcaagagttcagttgccaaccaaaaggttggcactttgaacccaccagccattcctctgaaaccttgtggggcagttctactctgccctatcaggttgctatgagtcggaattgactcaatggcttcAGTTTAATGTGAGAAGCAGGGGGAAGGAACTCTCTAGAAAAGTCCTCTGACACATTGCCAGCACCACTCAAAACCTGTGGTGCTAATATACGCAGCAGCCACAGTGGTCCCTCCGTTCTCTCTCCACAGCCAGCACCTACCATCAGCAGCCTCGCCTTCTGAGAACGGCCACCTGCTTACAGACAGGTGCACAGGCATGAGAGCACCCAACATGTGCCCTCTAGAGACCAAAGGCCTGCAACCAGGCACGGCAACCAGTAAGaaccagctgccgtggagttCACTCCAGCTGctagcaacctcatgtgtatcaataaataaggaagatggaagaaggattgacacctttgaattgtggtgttggtgaagaatattgaattttacccatagaattcttcggtattgcaactcgacacttgaattttttcttcagttcctttggcttgagaaataccgaatgtgttcttcccttttggttttccatctccagctctttgcacatgtcattataataatttactttgtcttctcgagctgcccttgaaatctcctgtttagctcttttacctcatcatttcttcctttcgctttagctactcaacattcaagagcaagtttcagagtcttttctgacatccattttggtatttcttttctttcctgtcttttaatgatctcttgctttcttcatgtataatatccttgatgtcattgcacaactcatctggtcttaggtctttagtgttcaacgcgtcaaatctattcttgagatggtctctaaattcgggtggaatatactcaaggttgtactttggctctcgtggacttgttcttattttcttcagtttcaatttgaacttgcatataaacaattgacagtctgttccacagttggcccctggtcttgttctgactgatgatattgagcctttccgttgtctctttccatagatgtagtcgatttgattcctgtatattccatctggtgaggtccatgtgtatagtcgccatttacgttggtgagaaaaggtatttgcaatgatgaagttgttggtcttgcaaacattctatcatgggatctctgccattgtttctatcaccaagggcatattttgcaactactggCCCTTCTtggtctccaactttcacattccaatcaccagtaattatcaatgcatcctgattgcatgtttgatcaatttcagactgcagaagttggtaaaaatctttaatttcttcatctttgaccttagtggtttgtgtgtaaattttgaataatagtcgtattaacttgtcttccttgtaggtatatggatattatcctatcactgactgcatcgtacttcaggttagatcttaaaacgttctttttgaaGAAGAATGCaccgccattcctcttcaattcgtcattcccagcatagtagaccatatgattgtctgattcaaaatggccaataccagtccatgtcagctcattaatgcctaggatatcaatgtttatgggttccatttcacttttgatgatttccagttttccgcTCACTATTGCGTGCCCCTGTATTCCAGGCCCTTGCCCGGCGCTCAAGGATACCGCCATCATTTCCTGGTCCTGGAGAGCCAGCATCACTATTCCTGTTTGCAGGTGAAAGAACTaagcctcagagaggttaagaagttTGTCCAGGGTCCCTTGGAGGGCCAGCAGCTGACTCTTGGCTGCACTTTCCTTTCTGGCCATAAGCTAGTGTGGGTTGTGACCCCAGAATTCATCAATGCAAGTCCGTGGAGAAACAGGTCATAGTCAAGAACGCCCTTTGGTCCCACTGGCCAAAGCCATGTGTGTGACCTTTCTGCTTGCCAAGGGACCCCATGGTGAGACACGCCCACTGTGTGGGTGGGGGTGGCCCCAgctctcctcctgcctccctggCCTTGCCCTCCTGACCTGGTGCAGGGCTGGGGCACGGGGCGGGGGGGCACTTGCGTCCTCCCGGCCAGCGCCCCTGCAGCGCCACCGCCAGGGCTCTTACCATTGGTGTAGGGGTTTGCTGTCTTCTTGTTGGTCATGACGCGGGCCGTGGCGTTATTGACCTGCCCAGAGAGAGAGGGCCAGGGCAGCATTAgcctccttccctgctctgctgCAGCCCCTCCAATGGCCACCGTGGAGGGATGGAACATTCCAGAAAGGCCTCTGCCACCCAGCCTGGCCCACCCATGCTGGCTTGCCCACTAGGGCCTCCTGTCCCGGATGTGTGCCCTCCCTCCCGGAAGCCTTGACTGCCACTGCTCTTGCTGCTGCTGGCCCATGCCCAGCCTGGCCCAGGACCCCCTTGGCTGAAGCTACTGCATCCAGCCCCACTGGTCCTGCTGTCACTGTCCCCCAGAACAGAGCCCCAGCCACTCCCCGGACCTATGACTATGGAGGAGCTGGCTGGTGGGCTCTCTCCAGGGCTCTCAGTCTGGCTAATGGactacccccccgccccccaggagCTGGCTCTCCTCTCTTGGGCAGGGGCACAGAAAGGGCCGCCTCTCATGTAGGGGGCACCCCTTCCCCCAGAGGCCACAATTTTCACCACAGGGAGCATCCGGTGGGGCCAGCTGGGTGGCGGCTCTGGGAAGGCAGGCCCCAAGGGGACACTCTAGGGGGACTCTAATTTTCAGACATCTGGCTGAGGCCAGACAGATTCAGAAGGGACAGAGGAGGCCTCCACGGAAGGACGTAGAGAACCGGGCAGGTGGAAGGGACTGGAGGACAAGTCTGAGCCTTACTGCCTTTCCCTTGTCCACTTCCTGCCCCACAGGGCCCTAGGCCTCGGTCTCAGGTGACCACCTAGTGCTGGGCCAGGGCCTGGTTAGGGCCTTCAGCACGCCTGCCACTACAGAAGCCCCTCCGCAGGCCCTTCCACTGTTGGCTCGGCTGCCTGTGGGCTCTGCGTTGGCTGCTGACCCCCTCCTCCCCTCTAGCACCCACCCCCCACCACTGTCCTGTTCTAGCCGGAACCCAGAGCTGGCATTGGGGTATGGGAGTGAGGGTCCACTGGGGACgactggggaggggaagggaggaggtcTGCTCTGTCCCCTGGCCCTTGCTGTGGCTGCCATGCTTCTACCCATCCAACGGTGGGAGTGGGGGTGAGCAGACCAGGGCAAACTCAGGGTGCTGGGCAGTGTGGGGAGGAGAGGACACGGGCAGCTGGGGGACAGACTGGTCCCTGAGATTGGCAAAACCTCAAGCCCTTGATTTCTGGGCCCTCCCAGTGCAGGGCAAACCCTAGACTAGGGGTGCGGAGGCAGGCACGCCCCATCACACAGCTTCCTACCCTCTCATGGGGGGCTGTGTCTTTGGCTGTCAGGAAGAGGCTGGGAGGGGAGAGACCTCAGGCAAGTCTGATCTAGTTCCAACATGGCGACAGGTGAGGGGCTTGGCTGACAGCCAGGATGTGGAGTGGGCTCTGGCCTTCCCTGTCCCCTTGTGCCCTTTCCTGCCAAGGGGACCAGCCCAGCTCTGTGGGGCgagggtggcatctggggtgtcCCTGCCGCATGGCACTTATCTGAGCACCTCAATTTTCCGTCCCTCTACGATGGTCCCATTCAGCTTCTCCCGGGCTCGGTCAGCATCTGAGCTAGTTTCAAAAGTTACAAACCCAAAGCCCTGTGAGTGGGGAGAAGGACAGACACGGAGAGAAAGACAAACCATGAGAAAAGGACAAAAAAGgaggtgtgtggggggggtgcaGGCCATggggaaggagacagagagaggaaagagggagaaagagggccCAGTCAGGCCAGCTGGAGGAGAGACCAGGGGAGTCCAGATGTCTGTCCTGGCACCACGGCCAGACGCAGGGGGACGGCCTGCCCTGGCTGGAGCAGGCTGCCAGCCCCTCGAAGGGACAGCCAAAGCTACAAGAGTTCCTAACCTGGCCACCAGGCCCTCTGGGGGGGCCCAGGTGGGGGTTCAGGACGCCCAGGGGACAGGAAGCCGCACCAGACCTTCATCCCAGGACCAGGGGGAAGCCAGCCTTGTCTGGGCCAGGCACCCTCTCGATCACCCACCCAGGCCCACGAGTGCCCTGCAGCCCCTCCCCCAGGCTCCCGGGGCGACTCCAGGGGCCGCCAGCACCCCAGGCTTAGCGcgctggtgggtgggtgggaaccCAGGCCACCCAGGGCTCTGGGGAGCAGGCGGAGGTCCCAGCAGCTCAGAGAGAAATTAGCGCAGCAGCAGCAACACAGACAGCTGGGGAGGGGGATGGGAAGCAGGGAATACAAGCACCCGTGTCGCCAGGGGTCCTCGGGCTCGAAGCTCCAGGAAGGAAACGCACATTTCACAGTTAGCCGGGCGGGCGGGGCCTATAGCCGGCGGTAACGGTGCGGCCTCTCACGGCACCCACCTTGGAGCCCCGCTCGTTAAAAATGATCTCCACGTCTAAAATCTTCCCGAATTGCTGCAGAGACAGAGAAGGGGTGGgagatggggggggggggtagtaAGTGGAAACGGGGTGGGGGGGAGATGGGTGGGGGGTAAGTGGAGACGGGGTGGGGGAGGAGATGGGGTGGGGAAGCGGAAACAGGGGGACAGGGAGACGGGGGTAAGCGGAGACGGGGGGGCAGGAGACAGGTGGTAAGTGGGAACAGAGGGGGGACGGGAGACGGGGGGTAAGCGGAGACGGGGTGGGCGGGAGATGGGGGTAAGGGGAGATGGGGTAAGCAGAGACAGGGGGCAGGAGACAGGTGGTAAGTGGGAACAGAGAGGGGATGGGAGACGGGGGTAAGCGGAGATGGGGTGGGTGGGAGACAGGGGGGTAAGGGGAGATGGGGGGGCGGGAGGTGGGGGGGTAAGACTTCTGCCCTAGGCCGCTGCCCTCCCTGGGGGTGCCCACATCACACCCACCCAGCCGGGCCACCAGAAGAATGCTGGGTCCCAGTGGGCTGGGAACTGAGAGGCCCAGGACACCCTCCTCTTCCCACTCTCCACAGCCGGCCTCGAGCCAGGCAGGAGCAGGGGTTTTTGGTGTAGCATAGAGGGTGTCAGGTGGGGGGATGATCAACCCTCCACCTGCTCATGGGGGAGCCTGTCCTGCCAGGAAATGGCTCCATCtatgggtggggctgggggtggggatgcGACCGCCCGGTGTCACCAGggtctccttctctctccctgctGGGACTTTGCCACAGGTAGCTGATGGACTCCTGAGACAGGACAACCATCCTCAATTCACACTGAAGGGCAAGCATCCAGGGGCAGGTCCTCCCCAAAGGAGGGAGGCTGAGGGGTGGAGAggaccattgccatggagtaaaGGGCCAGAAGTGAGGTGGGGTTACCGGAGGTTGGGATCTCAGGCTGGGAAAGGGGGAGCCTCAGGCCTCCTTGGGAgcaggaggggaagggggagcagAGGGTGGGGAGGACTGGGGAAGGActgcagggggaggggaaggcGGAAGGCCAGAGGGCCTAGGAGGAGGCCCTGTGCCCTGAGCCCTGGGATGCCCACTGCCCAAACAGTTTGGGGCTGGACGGTGTGGTTGCAGGGGGCAGTGACCTGGCCCCAGGCCTCCTGCCGTCCAGGGACCTGCCCAGCCAGCCTGGCCAGCATGCTGTGCACCCCTTCCCACAAGGCTTGGCCTCCCTGGGCTCCCACACGCTCACAGCATGCACCTGTGACCCAGTCTGGCCAGTGCACTTGGGGGCCGGGTCTGCTAACTGACAGGGTCCCCATGTCCGGCGGCGCCCGGGAGGCAGGTGTATGAAGAGGCAGCGGGTACAATGCTGCTGCCTGAGTGAAGTGAGGCAGGCTGTCCCCCACTGAGGGAGTGGACTTGAGAATGCATGTTTGGGGCCGACACCAGCGGGACCCGATGCCAGCTGCTGGAAAGGGGCCCTAAGAGCAGGACGGGCCGGCACCAAGAGGGGGCTCCAGTCTTCAATACAGGTGACTCCAAGTCTCCAGCCAGTCCCCTGGGCAGGCGGTCTAAGCCCCATGTCCAAGGGGTGGAGGCCTGGGGCAAGGCTCAGGGTAGGGGTTTGGGACTCACCCACATCCCATT
The window above is part of the Elephas maximus indicus isolate mEleMax1 chromosome 19, mEleMax1 primary haplotype, whole genome shotgun sequence genome. Proteins encoded here:
- the RBFOX3 gene encoding RNA binding protein fox-1 homolog 3, giving the protein MAQPYPPAQYPPPPQNGIPAEYAPPPPHPTQDYSGQTPVPPEHGMALYTPAQSHPEQPGTDASTQSIAGTQTVPQTDEAAQTDSQTLHPSDPTEKQQPKRLHVSNIPFRFRDPDLRQMFGQFGKILDVEIIFNERGSKGFGFVTFETSSDADRAREKLNGTIVEGRKIEVNNATARVMTNKKTANPYTNGWKLNPVVGAVYGPEFYAVTGFPYPTTGTAVAYRGAHLRGRGRAVYNTFRAAPPPPPIPTYGAVVYQDGFYGAEIYGGYTAYRYAQPAAAAAAAYSDSYGRVYATADPYHHTVGPAATYSIGTM